A single region of the Lotus japonicus ecotype B-129 chromosome 4, LjGifu_v1.2 genome encodes:
- the LOC130712610 gene encoding pentatricopeptide repeat-containing protein At5g18390, mitochondrial-like: MGITAGMATKFVILRGNGRSLLGFNRLFHSVPQAPPLAGSIDIGVPSSQPVLPEFTSPSFSFGDSMELMAVPKKKFYFYLERTLNKLRIAVTPELVFRVLRACNTSPTESLRFFNWARTHHPNYTPTSIEFEEIINSLARANLYQSMWSLSHTVTRHHRILSLSPAAVSSVIESYGRHRHIDQAVEVFNKSPSVFNCPQDLNLYNSLLFALCESKLFHAAYALIRRMLRKGIAPDKRTYALLVNAWCSAGKTREAQQFLREMSEKGFTPPVRGRDLLVEGLLNAGFVESAKAMVRKMVKEGSVPDVGTFNALVETVCKCGDNEVEFCAGLFHEVCKLGLVPDVNTYKILVPAVSKVGMMDEAFRLLNCSVEDGHRPFPSLYAPVIKALCRRGQFDDAFCFFGDMKAKGHPPNRPVYTMLITMCGRAGRFIDAANYLFEMTEIGFVPISRCFDMVTDGLKNAGKHDLAHRVQQLEVSIRGV, encoded by the exons ATGGGCATAACCGCAGGAATGGCAACGAAATTCGTGATTCTTAGGGGCAATGGGAGGAGCCTTTTAGGGTTCAATAGGTTGTTTCATTCGGTGCCTCAAGCTCCTCCTTTAGCTGGAAGCATTGACATTGGAGTTCCTTCATCGCAACCGGTTTTGCCTGAGTTTACTTCCCCGAGTTTCTCTTTTGGTGATTCTATGGAGCTCATGGCTGTCCCCAAAAAGAAG TTTTACTTCTACCTGGAACGCACCCTCAACAAGCTCCGCATCGCCGTCACACCGGAGCTCGTCTTCCGCGTCCTCCGCGCCTGCAACACTTCCCCCACCGAGTCCCTCCGCTTTTTCAACTGGGCTCGCACCCACCACCCCAACTACACTCCCACCTCCATCGAATTCGAAGAAATCATCAACTCCCTCGCCCGCGCCAACCTCTACCAATCCATGTGGTCACTCAGCCACACCGTCACCCGCCACCACCGCATCCTCTCACTCTCCCCCGCCGCCGTCTCCTCCGTCATCGAATCCTACGGCCGCCACCGCCATATCGATCAAGCCGTCGAGGTTTTCAACAAATCCCCTTCCGTCTTTAACTGTCCTCAGGATCTCAACCTCTACAACTCCCTCCTCTTCGCCCTCTGTGAATCCAAGCTCTTCCACGCCGCCTACGCCCTCATCCGCCGCATGCTCCGGAAGGGTATCGCCCCCGATAAGCGCACCTACGCCCTCCTCGTCAACGCGTGGTGCTCCGCCGGGAAAACCAGAGAGGCGCAGCAGTTTCTCAGGGAAATGAGTGAGAAAGGGTTCACTCCTCCTGTCAGAGGCCGCGACCTTCTCGTGGAAGGGCTTCTCAATGCCGGGTTCGTCGAATCGGCGAAAGCAATGGTGAGGAAGATGGTGAAGGAAGGGTCAGTCCCTGACGTGGGAACCTTCAATGCTTTGGTGGAAACTGTTTGCAAATGTGGTGACAATGAGGTTGAGTTTTGTGCTGGTCTGTTTCATGAGGTGTGTAAATTGGGGTTGGTTCCTGATGTTAACACTTACAAGATCCTTGTACCTGCGGTTTCCAAGGTTGGGATGATGGATGAGGCGTTTAGGTTGTTGAATTGTTCGGTCGAGGATGGTCACCGGCCGTTTCCGAGCTTGTATGCTCCTGTGATCAAGGCTCTGTGCAGGAGGGGTCAGTTTGATGATGCTTTTTGCTTCTTCGGCGATATGAAGGCGAAGGGTCATCCTCCTAATCGTCCGGTGTATACCATGTTGATAACCATGTGTGGACGCGCTGGGAGGTTTATTGATGCTGCTAACTACCtctttgaaatgacagagatTGGGTTTGTCCCCATTTCGCGCTGCTTTGACATGGTTACTGATGGGTTGAAGAATGCTGGGAAGCATGATTTGGCTCACAGAGTGCAGCAACTTGAAGTGTCTATCCGTGGTGTTTGa